In one Haloplanus salinus genomic region, the following are encoded:
- a CDS encoding metal-dependent hydrolase, giving the protein MYRRGHWGVSLLVFAPVGFALALLGRPDFAVVGGAAMLWLSTLPDVDHRLPGISHRGPTHTLLFALLVGVVGAGAGVGLASVLGGDRTTLVAFGFGIGTFGILAHLLADALTPAGVPVLWPLSGRDVSVYLTRADNTLANYVLLAVGVCATAAAGFAALRMA; this is encoded by the coding sequence ATGTACCGCCGTGGCCACTGGGGCGTCTCCCTGCTCGTGTTCGCACCGGTCGGCTTCGCGCTCGCCCTCCTCGGGCGCCCCGACTTCGCCGTCGTCGGTGGCGCCGCCATGCTCTGGCTGTCGACGCTCCCCGACGTGGACCACCGCCTCCCCGGCATCTCCCACCGTGGCCCCACGCACACGCTCCTTTTCGCCCTCCTCGTCGGCGTCGTCGGCGCCGGCGCGGGCGTGGGCCTCGCCTCGGTTCTCGGCGGTGACCGGACGACCCTCGTCGCCTTCGGCTTCGGGATCGGTACCTTCGGTATCCTCGCACACCTCCTCGCGGACGCGCTGACGCCCGCTGGCGTCCCCGTCCTCTGGCCGCTGTCGGGCCGGGACGTCTCCGTCTACCTCACCCGCGCCGACAACACGCTGGCGAACTACGTCCTCCTCGCGGTCGGGGTGTGTGCGACGGCCGCGGCGGGCTTTGCCGCCCTCCGAATGGCGTGA
- a CDS encoding uracil-xanthine permease family protein, translating to MSDREDRAGFVSYGIDDKPPLGTSALLGVQHYLTMVGANVAVPLILAGALGMPESVIPRFVGTFFVVSGIATLAQTTFGNRYPIVQGAPFSMLAPALAVIGVVQASNPTGPAWEAALLQLQGAIVVAAVVEVAVGYFGLLGRLRTFISPVIIAPTIALIGLALFNAPQVTSATGNWWLLGLTLGLIVLFSQYLGDASRAFKLFPVLLGVVVAWVIAAVLSVAGVYAPGTSGYVDLASVAAAPAIMPIHPLQWGTPRIETAYVIGMLAGVAASMLESFGDYHAVARLSGVGAPSEERINHGIGMEGLMNVFAGLMGTGGSTSYSENIGAIGLTGVASRYVVQIGAAVMLVVGFVGYFGQLIATIPDPIVGGLYVAMFGQIVAVGLSNLEYVDLDSSRNVFVVGIALFAGLAIPAYMGNVGSAAAFREGMRGITVLGPVLGARVVADTVYVIGSTGMAVGGLVAFVLDNTIEGTREERGLVEWEQATEDDTAFASAFDRFLADD from the coding sequence ATGAGTGATCGTGAGGACCGCGCTGGCTTCGTCTCGTACGGTATCGACGACAAGCCGCCGCTCGGGACGTCGGCGTTGCTCGGCGTCCAGCACTATCTGACGATGGTCGGCGCTAACGTCGCCGTCCCGCTGATTCTCGCGGGGGCGCTCGGGATGCCCGAGTCGGTGATTCCGCGGTTCGTCGGCACCTTCTTCGTCGTCTCGGGGATCGCGACGCTCGCGCAGACGACGTTCGGCAACCGCTACCCCATCGTCCAGGGGGCGCCGTTCTCGATGCTGGCGCCGGCGCTCGCGGTTATCGGCGTCGTGCAGGCGAGCAACCCGACGGGACCGGCGTGGGAAGCGGCGCTCCTGCAGCTCCAGGGCGCCATCGTCGTCGCCGCGGTAGTGGAGGTGGCGGTCGGATACTTCGGCCTGCTCGGCCGGCTTCGAACGTTCATCTCGCCGGTCATCATCGCGCCGACCATCGCGCTGATCGGCCTCGCGCTGTTCAACGCGCCGCAGGTGACGAGCGCGACGGGCAACTGGTGGCTGTTGGGGCTGACCCTCGGCCTGATCGTCCTGTTCTCACAGTATCTCGGCGACGCCTCCCGGGCGTTCAAGCTGTTTCCGGTCCTGCTCGGCGTCGTCGTCGCGTGGGTGATCGCCGCCGTCCTCTCGGTCGCAGGCGTCTACGCCCCGGGAACTTCGGGCTACGTCGACCTCGCGTCCGTCGCCGCGGCGCCGGCGATCATGCCTATCCACCCGCTCCAGTGGGGGACGCCGCGGATCGAGACCGCCTACGTCATCGGGATGCTCGCCGGCGTCGCGGCGTCGATGCTCGAATCGTTCGGCGACTACCACGCCGTCGCCCGCCTCTCGGGCGTCGGCGCCCCGAGCGAGGAGCGCATCAACCACGGCATCGGGATGGAAGGGTTGATGAACGTCTTCGCCGGCCTCATGGGCACCGGCGGCTCCACCTCCTACTCGGAGAACATCGGCGCCATCGGCCTGACCGGCGTCGCCTCGCGCTACGTCGTCCAGATCGGCGCCGCGGTGATGCTCGTGGTCGGTTTCGTCGGCTACTTCGGGCAACTGATCGCCACCATCCCGGACCCCATCGTCGGCGGCCTCTACGTCGCCATGTTCGGACAGATCGTCGCGGTCGGCCTCTCGAACCTGGAGTACGTCGACCTCGACTCCTCGCGCAACGTCTTCGTCGTCGGCATCGCGCTCTTTGCCGGTCTCGCCATCCCGGCTTACATGGGGAACGTCGGGAGCGCCGCGGCGTTCCGCGAGGGGATGCGCGGGATCACCGTCCTCGGACCCGTCCTCGGCGCCCGCGTCGTCGCCGACACCGTCTACGTCATCGGCTCCACCGGCATGGCCGTCGGCGGCCTCGTCGCCTTCGTCCTCGACAACACCATCGAGGGGACCCGCGAGGAACGCGGCCTCGTCGAGTGGGAGCAGGCCACCGAGGACGACACGGCCTTCGCGTCCGCGTTCGATCGGTTCCTCGCGGACGACTGA
- a CDS encoding RIO1 family regulatory kinase/ATPase domain-containing protein — translation MEIRRFLRGRVDDDRLDSVIDEVAARYGREEPSVRYLDADNWLSTPLVLDGDLFVKVISKQNSLVHALITTGRNLGVFSAGTEGFFEHFGTPYGMAKHELEATERMRDIGLNAPEPLEALEVDGLGVVVLEYLPEFRALDELDRETERELAPELFAALRTMHDHGLAHGDLRAENVLILDDDLYFIDATNVGSANREDARSYDAACGLAALEPLIGAAATVDAAATAYTAEELLAARDFLDFVNIRPDHGFDAAALKGEIEKRAA, via the coding sequence ATGGAGATTCGGCGGTTCCTCCGGGGACGGGTCGACGACGACCGCCTCGACAGCGTGATCGACGAAGTCGCGGCACGGTACGGCCGCGAGGAGCCGTCGGTCCGGTATCTCGACGCCGACAACTGGCTCTCGACGCCGCTGGTCCTCGACGGGGACCTGTTCGTGAAGGTCATCTCCAAGCAGAACTCGCTGGTCCACGCCCTCATCACGACGGGACGCAACCTCGGCGTCTTCTCCGCGGGGACGGAGGGCTTTTTCGAGCATTTCGGGACCCCCTACGGCATGGCGAAACACGAACTCGAGGCGACCGAGCGGATGCGCGACATCGGCCTGAACGCGCCCGAACCGCTCGAAGCGCTGGAGGTCGACGGCCTCGGCGTCGTCGTCCTCGAATATCTCCCCGAGTTCCGCGCGCTCGACGAACTCGACCGGGAGACCGAACGCGAACTCGCGCCGGAACTGTTCGCGGCGCTCCGGACGATGCACGACCACGGCCTCGCACACGGCGACCTCCGGGCGGAAAACGTCCTCATCCTCGACGACGACCTCTACTTCATCGACGCGACGAACGTCGGCTCGGCGAACCGCGAGGACGCGCGGTCCTACGACGCCGCCTGCGGGCTAGCGGCGCTCGAACCCCTCATCGGCGCGGCGGCGACCGTCGACGCCGCGGCGACTGCCTACACGGCGGAGGAACTCCTCGCGGCGCGTGACTTCCTGGATTTCGTCAACATCCGCCCGGATCACGGCTTCGACGCCGCGGCGCTCAAAGGCGAAATCGAGAAGCGTGCCGCGTGA
- a CDS encoding carbon-nitrogen family hydrolase encodes MKLALAQLDQTPGDVAENVDRAAAAVADAAARGADLVVLPELFTVGFFAFESYARVAEGLGGPTFDRLADVAADHGVGLLAGSHVEDLEASADAGADVPATEGLANTCVFYDRDGERRGVYRKHHLFGYESAEARLLTPGERLATVEFEGFTVGMSTCYDLRFPELYRRLADRGVTLVCVPSAWPYPRVEHWTTLARARAIENLTYVAATNGAAEFEDATLLGRSTVYDPWGTTLASAGDDPTLVVADLDPERIESVRGEFPALRDRRD; translated from the coding sequence ATGAAGCTCGCGCTGGCCCAGCTCGACCAGACGCCCGGCGACGTGGCCGAGAACGTCGACCGCGCGGCCGCGGCCGTCGCCGACGCCGCGGCCCGCGGCGCCGACCTGGTCGTCCTCCCCGAACTGTTCACCGTCGGCTTCTTCGCGTTCGAGTCGTACGCCCGCGTGGCGGAGGGGCTGGGCGGTCCGACGTTCGATCGGCTGGCCGACGTCGCCGCCGACCACGGCGTCGGCCTCCTGGCGGGGAGCCACGTCGAGGACCTCGAAGCCAGCGCCGACGCGGGCGCCGACGTACCAGCGACCGAGGGGTTGGCCAACACCTGCGTCTTTTACGACCGCGACGGGGAGCGACGGGGCGTCTACCGCAAACACCACCTCTTCGGCTACGAATCCGCGGAGGCGCGCCTGCTCACACCCGGCGAGCGCCTCGCGACCGTCGAGTTCGAGGGGTTCACCGTCGGCATGTCGACGTGTTACGACCTCCGGTTTCCCGAACTCTACCGCCGGCTCGCGGACCGGGGTGTGACGCTCGTCTGCGTTCCGAGCGCCTGGCCGTACCCCCGCGTCGAACACTGGACGACGCTGGCGCGGGCACGGGCCATCGAGAACCTCACGTACGTCGCGGCGACGAACGGCGCCGCCGAGTTCGAGGACGCCACCTTACTCGGCCGCTCGACCGTCTACGATCCGTGGGGGACGACGCTCGCGAGCGCGGGCGACGATCCGACGCTCGTCGTCGCCGACCTCGATCCGGAACGGATCGAGTCGGTCCGCGGGGAGTTTCCGGCGCTGCGGGATCGGCGCGACTGA